AATCCGGTGAGGGCAAGTTTTGGTTGTTGGCACGTAGGTAATTGAGATGCTTGCCTTGATTTTTCAGCCCTTTTGCCCCTTATGTACAGTTATGGGGCTGAATTTGGTTGTGTTCATATGATAGGGGTGGACTGTACTTTTTGTTGGCCAACCTGAATTACTGTAAAGCTAGTCATTTTTCAAATTGACTAAGTAACAAGTAGTGTGATCTCCCTTTCTGAAAAATGACCCTTTTTCTTCATAAAAATTGTTTGGAGAGCACATTGATACCCTccaaaatatatattattataaaaaattagAGATTGCTGTGAAGATTTACACTTATTAGAACCTATAGAGTGCTCTAACCTGTTTTACATCCAATCAAACATTTTGACCCTCCTCTTGACCTAGACTGATGGAGAGCGGGTCACAGACATTTTTATGTAAAAGATGGACCACGAAGACCCGATCAGAGGTGAAAATGATCTAGATCGTTAGAatcttaaaacagtcgtatcttgcaaaccgggatgattttttcaatatatcatatatgattttggggtaggaggatctacttaagccaaccaaccctgctatgctggcATGCCCATATTGGCTTGATTACACCGGATAAAtggtcaaaagcccattttatttatgttttcactataaatagtaaattctagttcaagtataacttttgatcctttgagttgtaggagttgtGCCAAACATGAAAGGGGCTTAGAAagattaggagaataacgtggttaggccaaattggatacttacacattttggccgaaaaccatggagtctagtaggaatggacgtcgtctataaatagcaagtttactacttatagtaagtcacgattttttagggtgtttgagtctaaaacttcgtcctaggtttgagctcgttatttaaaggattgtaatttcatttttttattatcaatcaatttattagacattctttctttcttcttcttttattattattattattattattattattattattattattattattattaatcccTAGTAGATTTGAGGAAGCTTTGCGAGGGGTCTAGAAAgctcatggatttggagtagatatcccttgaggaagatggtgatcgacctagTCATGTCCCTCCCTGTGTCATAGACCGTCCATAAAATCCTATGCTACCTAGTCCAAATCAAAACTTTTCCATGaacctagttgcatttggactcatTGGCAAATGTGATCCCCTATATTGATAATTGTGTTCTGCTCACCCTTTGTCTACTATTGGACAAAAAGGATACTAACTGCTCACCCTTTGTCCACTATTAGACAAAAAGGATACTAACTGATGGTCCGAAATAACCATTACTAATCCTACCATCTATAACTAGTCTTGTCCACCCATACCTCTTCATGCCATTGAATGTATGGTTTGATCACACGATCAAAGTGAATTTCCCACTGGAACTACTGTGAATGTCTTCGAAATATACTTTTGGCGCACTTGAAACGATGACCAACCCATTTTTAAGGTACAAGTCAACTACATAATAGGACCTAGTGATACACAGCTCGTGCGATGCATGTGTAAGAACCATCTGGTAAAACAAACATTACGAAACTCCGTGGGAAGCAGGACAGTATTCACCAAGTCATGCTTTAGGATGGATTTGGTTGGCCATTCATTCCCTCTTTTCCCAAGGAACCAACTTCATTAAATCACAGAGCTGGGTACTTGTTTAGTGGGATTGGACAGGTTTCATAAACGTAACTAGATGGGTTAGAATGAGCGGAAATGTGTCCAGATATCTGCAGTGAAATGGTCGGGCATAGGCAAGCGTGTTCACTCATCTGGTAGGCCAGACTTGTATTTTGGATAGTCTGTTGGTGGTTTTGCTTTTAACTGGCCATTATTgtaactgtccatctattttgtacaAATTTTCGTGCAACAAATGATTGGATTCAGCTGAATTTGGGCCAGGGCTCGTGATCTGGTTTCTCTTGGCTAATGATTGCCTAGCTCTGCCACCCATGCGGATGCTCAACTTCAATTTCTTCTACCTTTGCTCGATGCTGATCCTAGTGATCAAAATCGTCTGCCTTCAttgacaaaaaaataaataaataaactagaaaaagaacaaTTTGTCAAACCAATCAAATGAAACCTTTTATTATTAACCTGACTTATTCAAGCAGAAGTTTTTTTTATAATAGGTTAAGAAAACATTTCTTATTTGGGGATAACATATTTAACTGTTTAATTATCTAGAACTGTGCCTTGAGTAAATCAATCACTTTGTTGTCCACTTGGAAGGCCTTTGCGAGAACATCATCAGATATGGGTGGTTTCGAACCGAAGACAGCATCAGCTATGGTGATGACACCAGGGTTCTGGCTGCTCAGACCAGCGATGGCAACCGCATTGGTTTTGCCAGTGTTGAATTGGAAGTGAATGAGGCCTATTGGGAAGACAAACACATCACCCTTATTTAGGATCTTTGTTATTAGGCGATGGTCAGGGTTGGAGGTGACGAACCCAACATAGAGTGTGCCCTCTATGACAGTCAAGATCTCTGTAGCCCGTGGATGCGTGTGAGGAGGATTGAGACCGTTAGGTGCATAGTCGATGCGGACAAGGGATACACCGAGAGTGTTGAGTCCGGGTATCTGATTCACATTGACTGCTGTAACATTGGACCCAACCTTATTTGCAGTGTTgccacgccctgaaattcggggtcgagcataactcagctcccgagttccaaaacatcacttatgcaacataattaatgaatgatgtatgttgatgtattagcacataaacatgggatagattaagccaaaacgcagatatgattcagggataagtgaataaagcaagcggaagacttatagtaaaatatgtgtacaagtgtaagtccctcgaattacatatacaaccagatcgtgtaaaagtgttatttatcaaaattataagtacaagttacatcattttagatcccaaaatagtaatcccataggtcccgcacgcatccgaccgaggctcgctagaacccgtcgaaaaactgcatataggagaaggcggcctcgtcgtcatccggctccgctctgcctcggacgtcgcatccacatctgcaacatcggggcctaagacagtctggtgggtgtgaaacaccgcccgaaacatgggagtgagtgattaactcggtggaacaataaggcacgggttaacatgctatcagttcaacaaacaataatgataaagcaagacaattaaataaatcctaagtactcttgttaatgcggtatgaatgcaatatgatgcgtgccctcacgcgtacaccctcggcgtcttcatcttacgttacgcatgacatcgcctcaaagtgcgccacatctacaaagcacatgcaaatgcggtgcatggatatgattacaaagttgttattagtccaaatCATAAAGAAGGATAGGGAAGcaaagataccttcctcatatcaccatccaaaagtGATCCATACAAGGGTCGTCAAACCAAGACATCTCATACGAGCATCTAGTTGAGGACGTAGCAAAGGGCTCCACACCAATCAAAGCACGCCTTTAATGcacttactaccacagatcggctcgtcacctccttgcggtatccgggtatgctcgaggtcactacaaagggctcgtcaccaatcaatgtaggccgacaacagcacgaatatagtgtcccataccaccataatcggctcacgagtttagttgctcaccggtcactacgggaggctcgtcaccccagcgtaggccgacggctcgaccacggtgtcccataccaccatgtccggctcatgagtcttagcggatcagggtaccatggttattaggatttcactggtaagttcggtaccctagattcaagcagtggcgtccatacatggttaacatacactggacaatcgggttagttgacgaactcgactagcacgagcgcacgttgaattgaacgacatagagtgcgcaaacactccgcgtggccaaaccacgccgccaactctaatacgactcgggttcgtctaatgcgtctcacgtggcgaaagcaatctcaaccacgaccaaagggtcaattaccgatttctggactaaggcatagtcccaaacatcctacactacgacaaatattcatatggaatgtaaaacagtaatggaacaaccactcaaatcatggtgcatacacatctgaagaatatcaatttaacataaatgtaagcataggaatgcttgaatttaaataacttggaatgtaaatgcataagggaaatcatgcgcatccatataagtattgagaaacacttctcaacgcctgcatttagtgtaatcagttacacgtaggtcattcatgcatctctacaaacacttagcatccatggaacaacatacatgacgcatgttgaaatacatgcacttagacaattccttcttccaagga
This region of Magnolia sinica isolate HGM2019 chromosome 1, MsV1, whole genome shotgun sequence genomic DNA includes:
- the LOC131252957 gene encoding putative germin-like protein 2-1 — translated: MRMRMAAHILVLALLAFTCSLTHASDPSPLQDFCVAILKPQPPVFINGFVCKDPKMVQAGDFFFSGLDMPGNTANKVGSNVTAVNVNQIPGLNTLGVSLVRIDYAPNGLNPPHTHPRATEILTVIEGTLYVGFVTSNPDHRLITKILNKGDVFVFPIGLIHFQFNTGKTNAVAIAGLSSQNPGVITIADAVFGSKPPISDDVLAKAFQVDNKVIDLLKAQF